Proteins found in one Magnetofaba australis IT-1 genomic segment:
- a CDS encoding flagellin encodes MALYINTNVASLNAQRRLNQSTTKLSGIYQKLSSGLRVNSAKDDAAGLSISTRMTAQVRGLNMAARNANDGISLAQVAEGALEETTNALQRMRELAVQAANGTMTTSDRDDLHAEFAQLVSEIDRIAHTTSFNGKVLMSTAGYSAKIQVGAYSGQMISFVIKAATANALAISALTISGTGPSRAASAISTLDLAINSITDIRATLGAMQNRFEAVVSNLSNQSEQMSAARSRILDADIAFETAQLTQQSILQQAGTAILAQANQQPSLALQLLG; translated from the coding sequence ATGGCTCTTTACATCAACACCAACGTTGCTTCTTTGAACGCCCAACGCCGCTTGAACCAGAGCACCACCAAGCTGAGCGGCATTTATCAGAAGTTGTCCTCGGGTCTGCGCGTGAACAGCGCCAAGGACGACGCGGCGGGTCTGTCCATCTCCACCCGCATGACGGCGCAGGTGCGTGGTTTGAACATGGCGGCGCGCAACGCCAACGATGGCATCTCGCTGGCCCAGGTGGCCGAGGGCGCCCTGGAGGAGACCACCAACGCGTTGCAGCGGATGCGCGAACTGGCGGTGCAGGCGGCCAACGGCACCATGACCACCAGCGACCGCGACGACCTGCACGCCGAGTTTGCGCAGTTGGTGTCGGAGATCGACCGGATTGCGCATACCACCAGCTTCAACGGCAAGGTGCTGATGAGCACCGCGGGCTACTCCGCCAAAATTCAGGTGGGAGCCTATAGTGGCCAGATGATTTCGTTCGTGATCAAGGCGGCCACCGCCAATGCGCTGGCCATCAGCGCGCTGACCATCAGCGGCACGGGCCCGAGCCGGGCGGCGTCGGCCATCAGCACGCTGGATTTGGCCATCAACAGCATCACTGACATCCGCGCCACCTTGGGCGCGATGCAGAATCGCTTTGAGGCGGTGGTCTCCAACCTGAGCAACCAGTCCGAACAGATGTCGGCTGCGCGCTCGCGGATTCTGGATGCGGATATCGCCTTTGAGACCGCGCAGTTGACCCAGCAGTCGATTCTGCAGCAGGCGGGTACGGCGATTCTGGCGCAAGCCAACCAGCAACCGTCGCTGGCGCTGCAACTGCTCGGCTAA
- the fliJ gene encoding flagellar export protein FliJ: protein MTNRFTRLVHLRRLREEALGGEYARTLAQVRDLHGRMHDLEEQTLQGERDARDGLSDVERPPTALIDGFARGQAFRRKRLELEINQAQAASDRARTVWLSARTQLQQAEKLSDRAENERRKEMFRKEYRELDMAGVVRHHRQGE from the coding sequence ATGACCAATCGATTCACCCGACTGGTGCACTTACGGCGTCTGCGGGAAGAGGCGTTGGGCGGCGAGTACGCCCGCACCCTGGCGCAGGTGCGCGATCTGCACGGCCGTATGCACGATCTGGAGGAGCAGACGCTGCAGGGCGAACGCGACGCGCGCGACGGTTTGAGCGATGTTGAACGTCCGCCCACGGCCCTGATTGATGGCTTTGCCCGCGGCCAGGCGTTCCGACGCAAGCGGCTGGAGCTGGAGATCAATCAGGCCCAGGCCGCCAGCGATCGCGCGCGCACTGTGTGGCTGTCGGCGCGCACCCAGTTGCAGCAGGCCGAAAAGCTCAGCGACCGGGCCGAGAACGAGCGCCGTAAAGAGATGTTCCGCAAAGAGTATCGCGAACTGGATATGGCGGGGGTGGTGCGCCACCATCGTCAGGGGGAATAA
- a CDS encoding flagellin, with protein sequence MGLYVNTNVASLTAQRNLNKTSQKLGNVYQRLSSGLRINSAKDDAAGLSIATRMGAQVRGLNMAARNANDGISLAQVAEGALEETTNALQRMRELAVQAANGTMTTSDRDDLHSEFAQLVSEIDRIAHTTSFNGKVLMSTAGYSAKIQVGAYSGQMISFVIKAATANALAISALTISGTGPSRAASAISTLDLAINSITDIRATLGAMQNRFEAVISNLNNQAENTTAAKSRIMDADIAFETAQLTAQSILQQAGTAILAQANQQPALALSLLG encoded by the coding sequence ATGGGCTTATATGTGAACACCAACGTTGCTTCGTTGACCGCGCAACGGAATCTGAACAAGACCAGCCAAAAGCTTGGCAACGTCTATCAACGCCTCTCTTCGGGCTTGCGCATCAACAGCGCCAAGGACGACGCGGCGGGCCTGTCCATCGCCACCCGCATGGGCGCGCAGGTGCGTGGTCTGAACATGGCGGCGCGCAACGCCAACGACGGCATCTCGCTGGCCCAGGTGGCCGAGGGCGCCCTGGAGGAGACCACCAACGCGTTGCAGCGGATGCGCGAACTGGCGGTGCAGGCGGCCAACGGCACCATGACCACCAGCGACCGCGACGACCTGCACTCCGAGTTTGCGCAGTTGGTGTCGGAGATCGACCGGATTGCGCATACCACCAGCTTCAACGGCAAGGTGCTGATGAGCACCGCGGGCTACTCCGCCAAAATTCAGGTGGGAGCCTATAGTGGCCAGATGATTTCGTTCGTGATCAAGGCGGCCACCGCCAATGCGCTGGCCATCAGCGCGCTGACCATCAGCGGCACGGGCCCGAGCCGGGCGGCGTCGGCCATCAGCACGCTGGATTTGGCCATCAACAGCATCACCGACATCCGCGCCACCTTGGGCGCGATGCAGAATCGCTTTGAGGCGGTGATCTCCAACCTGAACAACCAGGCGGAGAACACCACGGCGGCGAAGTCGCGCATCATGGATGCGGATATCGCCTTTGAGACCGCGCAGCTGACCGCGCAGTCGATTCTGCAACAGGCTGGCACCGCCATCCTGGCGCAAGCCAACCAGCAACCGGCCTTGGCGCTGAGTCTGTTGGGGTAA
- a CDS encoding flagellin: MALYINTNVTSLNAQRNLMKSTNSLGSTFQRLSSGLRINTAKDDAAGLAISQRMTAQIRGLNQAVRNANDGISVAQVAEGALEETTNALQRIRELAVQAANSTYNSDDRENLQKEVNQLLSEISRISEHTEFNKLTVLDGTYTAQNFHVGAFSGQTISITITGASINHLFSNTTGNPVVTISTVNGANSALRQIDQALDSIADIRAGLGAVQNRFEAVINNLSNIVENMSASRSRIMDADIAAETAQLTRDSILQQAGTAVLAQANQQPQLALQLLG, from the coding sequence ATGGCCTTGTACATCAATACCAATGTGACTTCGCTGAACGCTCAGCGAAATCTGATGAAATCCACCAACTCCCTGGGGAGCACGTTCCAACGCCTCTCTTCGGGTCTGCGCATCAACACCGCCAAGGATGACGCGGCGGGTCTGGCCATCAGCCAGCGCATGACCGCACAGATTCGCGGCCTGAACCAAGCCGTCCGTAACGCCAATGATGGCATTTCGGTGGCTCAGGTGGCCGAAGGCGCCCTGGAGGAGACCACCAACGCGCTGCAACGCATCCGTGAACTGGCGGTGCAGGCGGCCAACTCCACCTATAACTCGGACGACCGCGAGAACCTCCAAAAAGAGGTCAACCAGCTGTTGTCTGAGATCTCCCGGATCTCCGAGCACACCGAGTTCAACAAACTCACCGTGCTCGACGGCACCTACACGGCGCAGAACTTCCATGTGGGCGCGTTCTCCGGGCAGACCATCTCCATCACCATCACCGGAGCGTCGATCAACCATCTGTTCTCCAACACCACGGGGAACCCGGTTGTGACCATCAGCACCGTCAACGGGGCCAACTCCGCGCTGCGTCAAATCGACCAGGCGCTGGACAGCATCGCTGACATTCGCGCTGGCTTGGGCGCGGTGCAGAACCGGTTCGAAGCGGTGATCAACAACCTGTCCAACATCGTTGAGAACATGTCGGCCTCGCGTTCGCGCATCATGGATGCCGATATCGCCGCCGAAACCGCTCAACTGACGCGGGATTCCATTCTGCAACAGGCGGGCACGGCAGTGTTGGCGCAAGCCAATCAGCAGCCGCAATTGGCGCTGCAACTGCTGGGCTAA
- a CDS encoding flagellin: MFSINTNVQAIRAQRNLTSVATDLSTTFQRLSSGVRINSAADDAAGLSIATRMSSQIRGLNMASRNANDAISLVQVAEGALDETTNALQRMRELAVQSSNGTLTTTDRENLRVEFDQLLSEINRISGATQYNGTTLLSKGYTVKLQVGAYSGQKIAFSIKSVTATGLGISADVTISGTSNYQAQAAITFLDNALSSVTSIRATLGAVQNRFESVIANLNNQAEQQTAAQSRIMDADIASETANLTRLSILQQAGTAILAQANQQPALALSLLG; the protein is encoded by the coding sequence ATGTTTTCCATCAATACAAATGTGCAAGCCATTCGGGCGCAACGCAATCTGACAAGCGTGGCGACGGACTTGAGCACGACCTTTCAACGGCTCTCTTCGGGGGTGCGCATCAACAGCGCCGCCGATGACGCCGCCGGTCTGTCCATCGCCACCCGCATGAGCTCGCAGATTCGCGGCCTGAATATGGCTTCACGCAACGCCAACGACGCCATTTCGTTGGTGCAGGTGGCCGAAGGCGCCCTGGATGAAACCACCAACGCCCTGCAGCGTATGCGGGAGTTGGCGGTGCAATCCTCCAATGGCACGTTGACCACCACCGATCGGGAGAATCTGCGGGTCGAGTTCGACCAGCTGCTCTCCGAGATCAACCGCATCAGCGGCGCCACCCAGTACAACGGCACCACGCTGTTGAGCAAGGGGTATACGGTCAAGTTGCAGGTGGGGGCCTACAGCGGTCAGAAAATCGCGTTCAGCATCAAGAGCGTGACCGCCACCGGGCTGGGCATCAGCGCCGATGTCACCATCAGCGGCACCAGCAACTACCAGGCGCAGGCGGCGATTACGTTTTTGGACAATGCGTTGAGTAGCGTGACGTCTATTCGCGCGACGTTGGGCGCGGTGCAGAACCGGTTTGAGTCGGTGATCGCCAACCTCAACAACCAAGCCGAGCAGCAGACGGCGGCGCAGTCGCGCATCATGGATGCCGACATCGCCTCCGAGACCGCCAACCTGACCCGGTTGTCGATTCTGCAGCAGGCGGGCACAGCGATATTGGCCCAGGCCAATCAACAGCCTGCGTTGGCGCTCAGTCTGCTTGGGTAG
- a CDS encoding flagellin, with protein MFSINTNVQAIRAQRSLSKVSTDLSTTFQRLSSGVRINSAADDAAGLSIATRMSAQIRGLNMAARNANDAISLVQVAEGALDETTNALQRMRELAVQSANGTLTTTDRTNLNTEFTQLASEINRISSATQYNGKTLLSVGGYSGKIQVGAYSGQKITFQLYSATATALQVKTLSIGGNSALPAQSAISVLDNALNSVSSMRATLGAVQNRFESVIANLNNQAEQQTAAQSRIMDADIASETANLTRLSILQQAGTAILAQANQQPALALSLLG; from the coding sequence ATGTTTTCCATCAATACAAATGTGCAAGCTATTCGGGCCCAACGCAGTCTGTCGAAGGTGTCGACGGATTTGAGCACGACCTTTCAACGGCTCTCTTCGGGGGTGCGCATCAATAGCGCCGCCGATGACGCCGCTGGTCTGTCCATCGCCACCCGCATGAGCGCACAGATTCGCGGCCTGAACATGGCGGCGCGCAACGCCAACGACGCCATTTCGTTGGTGCAGGTGGCCGAAGGGGCTCTGGACGAAACCACCAACGCTCTGCAACGGATGCGGGAGCTGGCGGTGCAATCGGCCAATGGCACCTTGACCACCACGGACCGCACCAATCTGAACACCGAGTTCACGCAACTGGCTTCGGAGATCAACCGCATCTCCAGCGCCACTCAGTACAACGGCAAAACGCTGCTGAGCGTTGGTGGGTACTCGGGCAAGATTCAAGTGGGGGCCTATAGCGGGCAGAAGATCACGTTCCAGCTCTACAGCGCCACGGCGACTGCTCTGCAGGTGAAGACGCTGTCAATTGGCGGCAACTCCGCTTTGCCAGCGCAGTCGGCAATCTCGGTGTTGGACAATGCTCTGAACAGCGTGAGCAGCATGCGCGCGACGTTGGGTGCGGTGCAGAACCGGTTTGAGTCGGTGATCGCCAACCTCAACAACCAAGCCGAACAGCAGACGGCGGCGCAGTCGCGCATCATGGATGCCGACATCGCCTCCGAGACCGCCAACCTGACCCGGTTGTCGATTCTGCAGCAGGCGGGCACGGCGATATTGGCCCAGGCCAATCAACAGCCCGCCTTGGCGCTCAGTCTGTTGGGGTGA
- a CDS encoding flagellin encodes MALYINTNVASLNAQRRLNQSTTKLSGIYQKLSSGLRVNSAKDDAAGLSISTRMTAQVRGLNMAARNANDGISLAQVAEGALEETTNALQRMRELAVQAANGTMTTSDRDDLHAEFAQLVSEIDRIAHTTSFNGKVLMSTAGYSAKIQVGAYSGQMISFVIKAATANALAISALTISGTGPSRAASAISTLDLAINSITDIRATLGAMQNRFEAVVSNLSNQSEQMSAARSRILDADIAFETAQLTQQSILQQAGTAILAQANQQPSLALQLLG; translated from the coding sequence ATGGCTCTTTACATCAACACCAACGTTGCCTCTTTGAACGCCCAACGCCGCTTGAACCAGAGCACCACCAAGCTAAGCGGCATTTATCAGAAGTTGTCCTCGGGTCTGCGCGTGAACAGCGCCAAGGACGACGCGGCGGGTCTGTCCATCTCCACCCGCATGACGGCGCAGGTGCGTGGTTTGAACATGGCGGCGCGCAACGCCAACGATGGCATCTCGCTGGCCCAGGTGGCCGAGGGCGCCCTGGAGGAGACCACCAACGCGTTGCAGCGGATGCGCGAACTGGCGGTGCAGGCGGCCAACGGCACCATGACCACCAGCGACCGCGACGACCTGCACGCCGAGTTTGCGCAGTTGGTGTCGGAGATCGACCGGATTGCGCATACCACCAGCTTCAACGGCAAGGTGCTGATGAGCACCGCGGGCTACTCCGCCAAAATTCAGGTGGGAGCCTATAGTGGCCAGATGATTTCGTTCGTGATCAAGGCGGCCACCGCCAATGCGCTGGCCATCAGCGCGCTGACCATCAGCGGCACGGGCCCGAGCCGGGCGGCGTCGGCCATCAGCACGCTGGATTTGGCCATCAACAGCATCACTGACATCCGCGCCACCTTGGGCGCGATGCAGAATCGCTTTGAGGCGGTGGTCTCCAACCTGAGCAACCAGTCCGAACAGATGTCGGCTGCGCGCTCGCGGATTCTGGATGCGGATATCGCCTTTGAGACCGCGCAGTTGACCCAGCAGTCGATTCTGCAGCAGGCGGGTACGGCGATTCTGGCGCAAGCCAACCAGCAACCGTCGCTGGCGCTGCAACTGCTCGGCTAA
- a CDS encoding flagellin: MPISINTNTLAFSAANNLNKTSKSLARSFQRLSSGLRINSAADDAGGLGIATNMTAQIRGLNQAISNANDGISMAQVAEGALNETDDALQRIRELAVQSANGSLSTTDRQNLQVEVSALISEIQRIATSTEYNGSTLMSTEGTSVTFFVGANQSQTISLTIKGARTTDLGISLVSIGTSASWASSAITLVDTALYSVSEIRATLGAVQNRLDMVTSVLATTAQNLTEARSNIMDANVAAETTNLTRSAIIQQAGVAVLAQANQQPSVVLSLLG, from the coding sequence ATGCCAATATCAATCAATACCAACACGCTGGCGTTCAGCGCTGCGAATAATCTGAATAAGACGTCAAAGAGTCTGGCCAGAAGCTTTCAACGCCTGTCGTCGGGGTTGCGCATCAACAGCGCCGCCGATGATGCGGGCGGTCTGGGCATCGCCACCAATATGACGGCGCAGATCCGTGGTCTGAACCAGGCGATCAGTAACGCCAATGACGGCATTTCCATGGCCCAGGTGGCCGAAGGCGCCTTGAATGAAACCGATGATGCGTTGCAGCGCATCCGCGAATTGGCGGTGCAGTCGGCCAATGGTTCGTTGAGCACCACCGACCGGCAGAATCTGCAAGTGGAGGTCTCAGCGCTGATCTCGGAGATTCAGCGCATCGCCACCTCCACCGAGTACAACGGCTCCACGTTGATGTCCACTGAGGGCACCAGCGTGACGTTCTTTGTGGGCGCCAATCAGAGCCAAACCATCTCTCTGACCATCAAGGGGGCGCGCACCACCGACCTGGGGATCTCCCTGGTCAGCATCGGCACCAGCGCCTCCTGGGCCAGCTCCGCCATCACATTGGTGGATACGGCGCTGTATAGCGTGTCGGAGATTCGCGCCACTCTGGGCGCGGTGCAGAACCGGTTGGATATGGTGACGTCGGTGTTGGCCACCACCGCGCAGAACCTCACCGAGGCGCGTTCCAACATCATGGACGCCAACGTGGCCGCCGAAACCACCAATCTGACGCGTTCGGCCATTATTCAGCAGGCCGGCGTGGCGGTGTTGGCGCAGGCCAATCAGCAACCCAGCGTTGTGTTATCGCTATTGGGCTGA
- a CDS encoding MotE family protein — MQAIEQPKALLPTRWAAFVVGWMTALLLLLALTTSANAQQAAPAPGQPPAAPGDAMESAPPAAVVTDQDKRIKDPIQLLQALEKRRMNLDARAKLLETREAEVKRMEEQLSRRIAAMEALRAEIRRDLEEEKRIDDANIARLAKVFSSMKPKQAGAQLEGMERATAVKVLRVLREKTAAKILDKMNRPAAVELADEIGLTMGERRRRRNQ; from the coding sequence ATGCAGGCAATCGAACAACCCAAAGCGCTCCTTCCCACCCGCTGGGCCGCCTTTGTCGTCGGCTGGATGACGGCGCTGCTGCTGTTGTTGGCGCTCACCACGTCGGCCAATGCGCAGCAGGCCGCGCCCGCTCCCGGTCAGCCTCCGGCCGCGCCGGGGGACGCCATGGAGAGCGCTCCGCCAGCGGCGGTCGTGACCGATCAGGACAAACGCATCAAGGATCCGATTCAGCTGCTGCAGGCTTTGGAGAAGCGCCGCATGAATCTGGATGCGCGCGCCAAGCTGCTGGAGACCCGCGAAGCTGAAGTCAAGCGCATGGAGGAGCAGCTCTCCCGGCGCATCGCCGCCATGGAGGCGCTGCGCGCGGAGATCCGTCGCGATCTGGAGGAGGAGAAGCGCATCGATGACGCCAACATCGCGCGGCTGGCCAAGGTTTTCTCCAGCATGAAGCCGAAACAGGCGGGCGCGCAGCTCGAAGGCATGGAGCGCGCCACCGCGGTGAAGGTGCTGCGCGTATTGCGCGAGAAGACCGCCGCCAAGATCCTCGACAAGATGAACCGTCCGGCCGCTGTGGAGCTGGCCGACGAGATCGGCCTGACCATGGGCGAGCGCCGTCGTCGCCGCAATCAATAG
- a CDS encoding IS1 family transposase, which translates to MNLPLLAELASDTPVDVVRVDQAEADEMWSYVGSKANPRWIWHAIERQSGRVLAYVFGTRKDAVLKELRKLLEPFGIANLFTDDWGAYHRVPLAPNHFVGMFRFSWKMTNKPFIMCR; encoded by the coding sequence GTGAATCTTCCACTTCTGGCTGAACTGGCTTCCGATACGCCGGTCGACGTGGTTCGGGTTGATCAAGCAGAAGCTGATGAAATGTGGTCCTATGTCGGCAGCAAGGCCAACCCTCGATGGATTTGGCATGCCATCGAACGCCAGTCAGGCCGCGTCCTGGCATATGTCTTCGGAACTCGGAAAGATGCTGTGCTCAAAGAGCTGCGTAAACTGCTGGAGCCTTTTGGCATCGCCAACCTGTTTACCGATGATTGGGGCGCTTACCATCGCGTCCCATTGGCCCCAAATCATTTCGTGGGCATGTTTCGGTTCAGTTGGAAAATGACAAACAAGCCGTTTATAATGTGTAGATAA
- a CDS encoding flagellin, with the protein MFSINTNVQAIRAQRSLSGVSTDLSTTFQRLSSGVRINSAADDAAGLSIATRMSSQIRGLNMASRNANDAISLVQVAEGALDETTNALQRMRELAVQSANGTMTTTDRDNLQTEFAQLQSELDRIAQHTTFNGKSLLSVGYSARLQIGAYSGQFISFHIKGVKASTIGVSTGATISGTTTTSHATAVIGLLDTALSSITSIRATLGAVQNRFESVIANLDNQAEQQTAARSRIMDADIAAETANLTRLSILQQAGTAILAQANQQPALALSLLG; encoded by the coding sequence ATGTTTTCTATTAACACGAACGTTCAAGCCATTCGGGCGCAACGCAGTCTGTCTGGTGTGTCGACGGATTTGAGCACGACCTTTCAACGGCTCTCCTCGGGGGTGCGCATCAACAGCGCCGCCGATGACGCCGCCGGTCTGTCCATCGCCACGCGCATGAGTTCGCAGATTCGCGGCCTGAATATGGCTTCACGCAACGCCAACGACGCCATTTCGTTGGTGCAGGTGGCCGAAGGCGCCCTGGACGAAACCACCAACGCTCTGCAGCGTATGCGGGAGCTGGCGGTGCAATCGGCCAATGGCACCATGACCACCACGGACCGGGATAATCTACAAACCGAGTTTGCGCAGTTGCAGTCGGAGCTTGACCGCATTGCGCAACACACCACGTTTAATGGCAAGTCGCTGTTGAGCGTGGGCTATAGCGCCAGATTGCAGATTGGCGCCTATAGCGGTCAGTTTATCTCGTTCCATATCAAAGGCGTGAAAGCCTCCACCATTGGCGTGAGTACGGGCGCGACTATCAGTGGCACCACCACCACCAGTCACGCAACGGCGGTCATTGGTTTGTTGGATACGGCGCTGAGCAGCATTACGTCCATTCGCGCGACGTTGGGCGCGGTGCAGAACCGCTTTGAGTCGGTGATCGCCAACCTGGATAACCAGGCGGAACAGCAGACGGCGGCCAGGTCGCGCATCATGGATGCCGACATCGCCGCCGAGACCGCCAATCTGACCCGGTTGTCGATTTTGCAGCAGGCGGGCACGGCGATTTTGGCGCAAGCCAATCAACAGCCGGCTTTGGCGCTCAGTCTGTTGGGATGA
- a CDS encoding flagellin, whose amino-acid sequence MGLYVNTNVASLTAQRNLNKTSQKLGNVYQRLSSGLRINSAKDDAAGLSIATRMGAQVRGLNMAARNANDGISLAQVAEGALEETTNALQRMRELAVQAANGTMTTSDRDDLHSEFAQLVSEIDRIAHTTSFNGKVLMSTAGYSAKIQVGAYSGQMISFVIKAATANALAISALTISGTGPSRAASAISTLDLAINSITDIRATLGAMQNRFEAVISNLNSQAENTTAAKSRIMDADIAFETAQLTAQSILQQAGTAILAQANQQPALALSLLG is encoded by the coding sequence ATGGGACTCTACGTTAACACCAACGTCGCTTCGTTGACCGCGCAACGGAATCTGAACAAGACCAGCCAAAAGCTTGGCAACGTCTATCAACGCCTCTCTTCGGGCTTGCGCATCAACAGCGCCAAGGACGACGCGGCGGGCCTGTCCATCGCCACCCGCATGGGCGCGCAGGTGCGTGGTCTGAACATGGCGGCGCGCAACGCCAACGACGGCATCTCGCTGGCCCAGGTGGCCGAGGGCGCCCTGGAGGAGACCACCAACGCGTTGCAGCGGATGCGCGAACTGGCGGTGCAGGCGGCCAACGGCACCATGACCACCAGCGACCGCGACGACCTGCACTCCGAGTTTGCGCAGTTGGTGTCGGAGATCGACCGGATTGCGCATACCACCAGCTTCAACGGCAAGGTGCTGATGAGCACCGCGGGCTACTCCGCCAAAATTCAGGTGGGAGCCTATAGTGGCCAGATGATTTCGTTCGTGATCAAGGCGGCCACCGCCAATGCGCTGGCCATCAGCGCGCTGACCATCAGCGGCACGGGCCCGAGCCGGGCGGCGTCGGCCATCAGCACGCTGGATTTGGCCATCAACAGCATCACTGACATTCGCGCCACCTTGGGCGCGATGCAGAATCGCTTTGAGGCGGTGATCTCCAACCTGAACAGCCAGGCGGAGAACACCACGGCGGCGAAGTCGCGCATCATGGATGCGGATATCGCCTTTGAGACCGCGCAGCTGACCGCGCAGTCGATTCTGCAACAGGCTGGCACCGCCATCCTGGCGCAAGCCAACCAGCAGCCAGCCTTGGCGCTGAGTCTGTTGGGTTAA
- a CDS encoding transposase, which translates to MERKKRRFTAEQKVGYVRRHLVEKVVLSDLCDEAGIQPSQYYRWQKALFENGEAALADKRGQKARDRQIAELEAKLATKNEVMSELLEAHVALKKSLGVS; encoded by the coding sequence ATGGAACGGAAGAAGCGGAGATTTACGGCTGAGCAGAAGGTAGGCTATGTGCGCCGTCACCTGGTCGAGAAGGTGGTTCTCTCGGATCTGTGTGACGAGGCGGGCATTCAGCCCAGCCAGTACTATCGCTGGCAAAAGGCTTTGTTTGAGAATGGCGAAGCGGCTTTGGCTGACAAACGCGGCCAAAAGGCTCGTGATCGACAGATTGCCGAACTAGAAGCGAAGTTGGCAACCAAAAATGAGGTTATGTCCGAGCTTCTTGAGGCGCATGTTGCGCTAAAAAAAAGTCTTGGGGTGAGCTGA
- a CDS encoding IS1-like element transposase produces MAMITVHCPECGSQNVVKNGKQSNGKPRFRCDNPDCKRRYFQTTYTHKGRQPEVKRQILEMTLNGAGIRDTSRVLGVGRNTITREIKKHRNLTGESSTSG; encoded by the coding sequence ATGGCCATGATTACCGTGCATTGCCCAGAATGTGGAAGCCAAAACGTTGTAAAGAATGGAAAACAGTCCAATGGGAAGCCGCGCTTCCGCTGCGACAATCCAGACTGTAAACGCCGCTATTTCCAAACGACCTACACCCACAAAGGGCGTCAACCAGAGGTAAAACGTCAAATCCTTGAGATGACTCTTAACGGCGCTGGGATTCGTGACACCTCTCGCGTCCTGGGTGTCGGGCGCAACACCATCACCCGAGAGATAAAAAAACACCGGAATCTCACAGGTGAATCTTCCACTTCTGGCTGA